In Chitinophaga sp. HK235, a single window of DNA contains:
- a CDS encoding SusC/RagA family TonB-linked outer membrane protein, with translation MKRAQFGKAAAIACAWMFSMQLTYAQVRPMPVMTALKEVMRIFGTSFVYENHLLDNVTTTVDPGTFRGRAIEAVLKEVLYQRGYLFLYVNDNTYTIVKDMRRKKEAVAEAAVTVSASGFIAQEDLLLVHGQVTDESGNPLPGVTVKSSSAKAGTLTNASGNYIIRLGKPGELLIFTFIGFRTQQQATTGKQHLDVVMGTDNIQLKQVEVSTGYQTIAKERATGSFSQIQEKDMERKITMNVVDKMEGMVSGLLLTSNLPDASGRPTKNSLLSIRGRNTFKAQQDPLIVIDGFPYEGDLSMINPEDIARITFLKDAAAASIWGVRAANGVVVIETQKGKPQRKQISFSTNFTLGGRPNLGYRPVASAADYLDFEKEAVDKQLIPDPSGRSLPAVSAGADIFFRYKKGEITAAQRDALVAQLSSYDYKKQYQQYLLQQQKIQQYNLSVSGGNEFARYFISGSFSDEQPVAKGNRNQRVTLNATNSFQLSKQLNANVGIMAVINNVKNSGQGLRPLEPGISTMLPYDRIVDDNGKPIQYARAFNSRALDSLQRLGYLPWKYDYLAEMANADNTSRMNLYRINSDFNYRIIPGLTASLSGLYERTFLRNRNYYNPNTYTSRNTINNATSTVAGNPVKLVYGLPQGGILDLSNADMEHYDIRGQLNLNRQFGKQHRVDAVAGSEIRQVWMSSASSRLYGYDDQTLASMPVNYDTYFKTAVSGNQNKPGIPNSLGDTRDRFMSWYGNANYTFRSRYVFSGSARLDDSNLFGASKEYRATPLWSLGGMWKLGEESFMQLPFLNRLNLRVTYGVNGNVDKSTSPFLIAAVSSYPGYYNGQNYAYISNPANPFLRWEKTKTFNIGADLSFWDSRLEVTLDVYRKRSYDLLGPAEFNATYGFTSLVVNTAQLNNHGIDLNVSAGIIQQKIFSWKTMLNFGYNENKVASSNMQRENVSYYINSGSGANPIKGRPIEGIYSYRYGGLDSIGRPTVLSGDGKQQLAATDISADLSTLTYSGTTVPRFYGGLTNILRYGQLELSFMITYKLGYVFRRPTVDYFSYFTQKSIHSDVADRWRKPGDEAHTNVPVVPSNTISYDNTWYPKSDKLIESGDHIRLREVSLAYELSARLLRPLHMQRLSLIAYGRNLALWTKNKAGIDPDFVPAAYYSILPPARSFAIGLKTTF, from the coding sequence ATGAAGAGAGCACAGTTTGGCAAAGCTGCGGCCATCGCATGCGCATGGATGTTCAGTATGCAGCTCACGTACGCACAAGTCAGACCCATGCCGGTCATGACCGCTCTGAAAGAAGTCATGCGGATATTCGGGACCAGTTTCGTTTACGAAAATCATCTGCTCGACAACGTTACCACTACCGTTGATCCCGGTACCTTCCGGGGTAGGGCGATAGAAGCCGTATTGAAAGAAGTGCTTTATCAGCGTGGTTATCTCTTCCTGTATGTGAATGACAACACCTACACGATTGTGAAAGATATGCGCCGTAAAAAAGAAGCTGTTGCAGAAGCCGCTGTGACCGTCAGCGCCAGTGGTTTTATTGCACAGGAAGATCTGCTGCTGGTCCATGGCCAGGTAACGGATGAAAGCGGAAACCCATTGCCCGGTGTTACCGTCAAATCTTCTTCTGCCAAAGCAGGTACGCTCACAAATGCCAGTGGCAACTACATCATCCGGTTGGGAAAACCGGGAGAGCTGCTCATATTTACGTTTATCGGCTTCAGAACACAACAGCAGGCTACTACCGGGAAACAGCATCTGGACGTAGTGATGGGCACAGACAACATCCAGCTCAAACAAGTGGAGGTGTCTACCGGTTATCAGACTATTGCCAAAGAAAGAGCTACCGGTTCTTTTTCCCAGATCCAGGAAAAGGATATGGAAAGAAAGATCACCATGAATGTGGTAGACAAGATGGAAGGTATGGTGAGCGGACTGTTATTGACCAGCAACCTGCCGGACGCATCCGGCAGACCTACCAAAAACTCGCTGCTCAGCATCCGTGGCCGTAATACGTTCAAAGCCCAGCAAGATCCGCTCATCGTGATAGATGGTTTTCCCTATGAAGGTGACCTGTCTATGATCAATCCTGAAGACATTGCACGCATCACCTTTCTGAAGGATGCGGCTGCGGCTTCTATCTGGGGTGTTCGTGCAGCCAATGGCGTAGTAGTGATTGAAACACAGAAAGGAAAACCACAGCGCAAACAGATCAGCTTCTCTACCAACTTCACCCTGGGAGGCCGGCCCAACCTGGGTTACAGGCCGGTGGCCAGCGCTGCCGACTATCTCGACTTTGAAAAAGAAGCCGTAGATAAACAGCTGATCCCTGATCCCAGCGGCAGGTCGCTGCCTGCCGTTTCTGCCGGTGCAGATATTTTTTTCCGTTATAAAAAAGGGGAAATTACTGCTGCCCAGAGAGATGCACTGGTAGCACAACTGAGCAGCTATGACTATAAAAAACAGTATCAGCAATACCTGTTGCAGCAACAAAAGATACAGCAATACAATCTGTCTGTCAGTGGTGGAAACGAATTTGCACGGTATTTCATCTCCGGCTCTTTCAGTGATGAACAGCCTGTGGCCAAAGGCAACCGTAATCAGCGTGTAACACTCAACGCTACCAACAGTTTCCAGCTGAGTAAACAACTCAATGCCAACGTAGGTATTATGGCTGTCATCAACAATGTCAAAAACAGCGGGCAGGGACTTCGTCCGCTGGAACCCGGTATCAGCACCATGCTGCCGTACGATCGTATTGTGGATGATAACGGCAAGCCCATACAGTATGCCCGTGCTTTCAATAGCCGGGCACTGGATTCCTTGCAACGGCTGGGGTACCTTCCATGGAAATATGACTACCTCGCTGAAATGGCCAATGCAGATAATACCAGCCGTATGAACCTGTACCGCATCAACAGCGACTTCAATTACAGGATCATTCCCGGATTAACTGCTTCCCTGAGTGGCCTGTATGAACGTACTTTCCTGCGTAACCGCAACTATTATAACCCTAACACCTATACGAGCAGGAATACTATCAACAATGCTACGTCCACAGTGGCCGGCAACCCGGTGAAACTAGTGTATGGCCTGCCACAGGGCGGTATCCTGGACCTGTCCAATGCAGATATGGAACATTATGATATACGCGGACAGCTCAACCTGAACCGGCAGTTTGGAAAACAGCATCGCGTGGATGCCGTAGCCGGCAGTGAAATACGGCAGGTATGGATGTCGAGCGCCTCCAGCCGTTTATATGGATATGATGATCAGACCCTGGCGTCTATGCCGGTAAACTACGATACCTATTTTAAAACCGCCGTTAGCGGTAATCAGAATAAGCCAGGTATTCCGAACAGCCTGGGAGATACCAGGGACCGTTTTATGTCCTGGTATGGTAATGCCAACTATACCTTCCGGAGCCGGTATGTTTTTTCCGGCAGCGCCAGGCTGGACGATTCCAATCTGTTTGGCGCCAGTAAGGAATACCGGGCAACGCCCTTGTGGTCATTGGGTGGTATGTGGAAACTGGGAGAAGAGTCTTTTATGCAGCTGCCATTCCTCAACCGGCTCAATCTGCGTGTAACCTATGGCGTTAATGGTAATGTAGACAAGTCCACGAGTCCTTTCCTGATTGCTGCCGTATCTTCTTACCCTGGCTACTACAACGGGCAGAACTATGCTTACATCAGCAATCCGGCCAATCCGTTTCTACGCTGGGAAAAGACCAAAACCTTCAACATCGGGGCCGACCTGTCTTTCTGGGATAGCCGCCTCGAAGTAACACTGGACGTATACCGTAAACGCAGCTACGACCTCCTGGGACCCGCTGAATTTAATGCGACCTATGGTTTTACCAGTCTGGTGGTAAACACTGCCCAGTTGAATAATCATGGGATAGACCTTAACGTATCTGCCGGAATCATTCAGCAAAAAATCTTCTCCTGGAAGACGATGCTGAACTTCGGCTATAATGAAAACAAAGTGGCTTCTTCCAATATGCAGCGGGAAAACGTGAGCTACTACATCAACAGTGGCAGCGGTGCGAATCCCATCAAAGGCCGGCCTATAGAAGGTATTTACAGTTACCGCTATGGTGGACTCGATAGTATTGGCAGGCCCACTGTTTTATCTGGTGATGGCAAGCAGCAGCTGGCTGCCACCGATATTTCCGCTGACCTGTCTACCCTTACCTATAGCGGTACCACCGTGCCCCGGTTTTATGGCGGCCTGACCAATATCCTGCGGTATGGCCAGCTGGAACTGTCGTTTATGATCACGTATAAACTGGGATATGTGTTCCGTCGCCCCACTGTTGATTACTTCAGCTATTTCACGCAGAAATCCATCCACAGTGACGTGGCAGACCGCTGGCGCAAACCCGGTGATGAAGCTCATACCAATGTACCGGTAGTACCTTCCAATACCATTAGCTACGATAACACCTGGTATCCTAAGTCGGATAAACTGATAGAAAGCGGCGACCATATCCGCTTACGGGAAGTGTCCCTGGCATATGAACTGTCGGCCCGTTTGTTGCGCCCCCTGCATATGCAGCGCCTGTCGCTCATTGCCTATGGCCGTAACCTGGCCTTGTGGACTAAAAACAAAGCCGGCATAGATCCTGACTTCGTGCCTGCCGCTTATTATTCGATACTGCCACCGGCTCGTTCTTTTGCCATTGGCCTGAAAACAACTTTCTAA
- a CDS encoding FecR family protein, giving the protein MPVRRMPRYRRFWLAAASILLLLSLGATWYFSSTVTMRTGYGQIRRIELPDHSILILNAHSSVSYARSWPLTGKREVCVEGEAFFDVRHLGDTFRVWAADVSVTVLGTAFNVRHRHQHTAVVLQRGRVRIDVGGRQGLSTYLQPGEEWSFESGSHSGIRRTADTAAAMAWTRHELLLNATRVKEIIRILEENYGYTVVLEDSTIAEREIKGRIPMQQDRDLLFVLSRVLDIDIKQNRDTLFFTAR; this is encoded by the coding sequence ATGCCTGTACGCCGGATGCCCCGTTATCGCCGGTTCTGGTTGGCAGCGGCCAGTATATTATTGTTGCTGTCACTGGGAGCGACGTGGTACTTTAGTTCTACAGTGACGATGCGTACCGGATATGGACAAATACGCAGGATAGAGCTGCCGGACCATTCTATACTGATACTCAATGCGCACTCTTCTGTGTCCTATGCCCGCAGCTGGCCATTAACGGGCAAGCGGGAGGTATGTGTGGAAGGAGAAGCTTTCTTTGATGTCAGACATCTGGGGGATACTTTCCGGGTATGGGCAGCAGATGTAAGTGTGACCGTATTGGGTACTGCATTTAATGTCCGCCATCGTCACCAACATACAGCTGTAGTACTGCAACGTGGTCGTGTGCGTATCGACGTGGGAGGCCGGCAGGGGCTGAGCACCTATCTGCAACCCGGTGAGGAATGGTCCTTTGAAAGCGGCTCCCACAGCGGCATCAGAAGAACTGCAGATACGGCGGCCGCTATGGCCTGGACCAGGCATGAGCTATTGCTGAATGCTACCAGGGTAAAAGAAATCATCAGAATACTGGAAGAGAATTATGGTTATACAGTAGTGCTGGAAGACAGCACCATCGCTGAACGTGAAATTAAAGGAAGGATACCTATGCAACAGGATAGAGACTTGTTGTTCGTATTGTCCAGAGTACTGGATATAGATATCAAACAAAATCGGGATACGCTTTTCTTCACTGCCAGATAG
- a CDS encoding RNA polymerase sigma factor: MHDKELWSWYKSGEISGLEGLYNSYYSPLTNYGFKFTPDKFFIEESIQDLFLKLWRNRDAIVTPLVVKQYLLLSFRRILLRKLEYSPSRLEDAFSGEHIPFNLELSYEHPLIRAERAQDLKRKVDALLDTLTNRQREAIFLKYYEDLSYEEIAEIMHINIGGTYKLVYRALERLREQFGDFSLLVLLYLLQQRR, translated from the coding sequence ATGCACGACAAAGAATTATGGTCCTGGTACAAATCCGGAGAAATCAGTGGACTGGAAGGGCTGTATAACAGCTATTACTCGCCACTGACCAATTATGGATTTAAGTTTACCCCTGATAAATTCTTTATAGAAGAAAGTATTCAGGATCTGTTCCTCAAGTTATGGAGGAACAGGGATGCGATTGTTACCCCGCTGGTGGTAAAACAGTACCTGCTGCTTTCTTTCCGTCGTATATTGCTGCGTAAACTGGAGTACAGCCCTTCCCGGCTGGAGGATGCGTTTTCCGGGGAACATATTCCTTTTAATCTGGAACTGTCTTATGAACACCCGTTGATCAGAGCTGAGCGTGCGCAGGATCTGAAACGGAAGGTAGATGCCCTGCTGGATACCCTCACCAACAGGCAGCGGGAGGCCATCTTTCTGAAGTATTACGAAGACCTGTCGTATGAAGAGATCGCGGAGATTATGCATATCAACATAGGAGGCACCTACAAACTTGTATATCGCGCATTGGAGCGCCTGAGAGAACAATTCGGCGATTTTTCCCTTCTCGTTCTGCTATATCTGCTGCAGCAACGCCGTTAA
- a CDS encoding phosphotransferase family protein, producing the protein MRKPIVDIQEMITAIATLGGEITHIEPVQDGEESFAFRVIIFGKKYVLRANHDIHGFEKDDFVCRRFAGPALPIPEIEAIGVLDNGVAWCLSVLVPGVTLQDLPVAALPSVTGAVDEVMKAIAAAPLDGMSGFGPFNAQGHGRYTSWKAYLESIVNDPLYNWQEAGKRVPMKRILPLQEQLLQSVAACPEIRQLVHGDFGSNNVLTDGHLVTGVIDWSEAMIGDSLYDMANIFFWRTWLDCMEYQARYFEAFPLDKARLACYQLRIGLEQVYQTAIDGATDDLDWALLRCEHLAGLSR; encoded by the coding sequence ATGAGAAAACCAATTGTTGACATACAGGAGATGATCACGGCCATCGCTACACTGGGCGGGGAAATAACCCATATTGAACCAGTACAGGATGGGGAAGAGTCCTTTGCATTCAGAGTGATCATCTTCGGAAAAAAATATGTGCTGAGGGCTAATCACGATATTCATGGTTTTGAGAAAGATGATTTTGTGTGCCGTCGGTTTGCTGGTCCGGCATTACCCATACCGGAGATAGAAGCGATAGGTGTATTGGATAACGGCGTAGCCTGGTGTTTGTCGGTGCTGGTACCGGGTGTTACCCTGCAGGACTTGCCGGTAGCGGCGTTGCCGTCAGTCACCGGAGCAGTAGATGAGGTGATGAAAGCCATAGCAGCAGCACCGTTGGATGGGATGAGTGGTTTCGGGCCTTTTAATGCGCAGGGCCATGGCCGTTATACCAGCTGGAAAGCTTATCTGGAAAGTATTGTCAACGATCCGTTGTACAACTGGCAGGAAGCCGGTAAGCGCGTGCCGATGAAACGGATCCTGCCATTACAGGAACAGCTGCTGCAGTCAGTTGCAGCCTGCCCTGAAATACGACAACTGGTGCATGGTGATTTTGGTTCCAATAATGTGCTGACAGACGGACATCTGGTGACGGGTGTAATAGACTGGTCGGAGGCCATGATAGGCGACAGCCTTTATGATATGGCTAATATTTTTTTCTGGCGTACCTGGTTAGATTGTATGGAATACCAGGCCCGCTATTTTGAAGCGTTCCCGCTGGACAAGGCCAGGCTGGCCTGTTACCAGCTGCGTATCGGACTGGAGCAGGTGTATCAGACCGCTATAGATGGTGCAACAGATGATCTGGACTGGGCACTGTTGCGCTGTGAACACCTGGCAGGGTTATCCCGCTGA
- a CDS encoding non-ribosomal peptide synthetase, which yields MDHAIRIDAHGQQHPIVATEGGHHLAELLRQTLWEDYNSRETLVTLFRKQAGQTPHHTAIAFKGKTLTYSELDERSNQLAHYLLAQGVTTGSYVPVYLERSLEWPIAVLGILKTGAAYIPVDAIYPGKRVTFILEEVEAKVIITELSLGSRLFQVHNTAVVYLDNLTILQDQPMSAPAVQPAPTDLAYIIYTSGSTGQPKGVMINHLSIQHLITWHNHHYAVNSNSRLSLVAGLAFDISVWECWSALLSGATLFIADNEERTNAALLMEFYHRNQLTHAFTPTVLVPELVSLSRETTSLALQYLFSGGEQMKPVLTNGLPYTLIDYYGPTEYTVYATHRPVVDVDGQYVPSIGRPIANTQAFILDRDLQLLPAGAVGELCISGIGIAQGYFKNPALTDSKFVTHPFQPGHKLYRTGDLARRMPDGNIQFLGRIDNQVKIRGFRVELGEIEAALLQVPHVKKAALIAVDNNRQQKQLVAFIVQDHPNEQQGIALARQQLKQELPGYMVPARFICVKTLPVNANGKVDKTALAALFEQMGAGYQESTEPFTETEQIVAEVWSDILERPFIQHNDNFFDIGGDSLLVATVATKLSDRFNIKTYLRDLYQYPVLRELATMIDNRVRTGETGIPEEDMEPYVALQQDAYLLPDVMYNNAFDSSVLQNQSAVLLTGATGFVGIHLLQELLDNTQAVVYCLTRAKDEHHALDKIYQAFTSYHIPVQENTRHRIIPVVGDFSQPFLGISADQYQELANKIEVIYHSGSSVNFIEPYSFQKKPNVDGLREIIRFAATGKTKCLSLLSTISVYSWGHVFTHKTIMKETDDIAQNLLSVSKDIGYVRSKWVMEAVADLAAAQGVPVITFRLGYAMCHSQSGASAPYQWWASLVKNCVQYASYPALRELREGLITVDYMVKALVHITKNKAAIGKKFNLIASPEKNLTLEQFFERLKQFYGFNLQPLPYKEWRKQWEDDSTNRLYPLTSLFRDNMHEGLSTVELYQDTYVWHRDHVDQFLQGSGIEEPTFDKPMLDNYLRYLGIPTA from the coding sequence ATGGACCACGCGATCCGTATTGATGCCCACGGGCAGCAACATCCTATTGTTGCTACCGAAGGAGGTCATCATCTAGCCGAATTATTGAGACAAACATTATGGGAAGATTACAACTCCCGGGAAACACTGGTAACCCTGTTCCGGAAACAAGCCGGCCAAACACCACACCACACTGCCATTGCTTTTAAGGGCAAGACCCTTACCTACAGTGAACTGGATGAAAGAAGTAACCAGCTGGCCCACTATCTGCTGGCGCAAGGTGTAACAACAGGCAGTTATGTGCCCGTCTACCTGGAACGCTCGCTGGAATGGCCTATCGCGGTGCTGGGCATCCTGAAAACAGGTGCCGCCTACATCCCGGTAGATGCTATCTATCCTGGCAAGCGGGTAACGTTTATCCTGGAAGAAGTGGAAGCCAAAGTGATTATTACCGAGCTATCACTGGGCTCACGGCTCTTTCAGGTGCACAACACGGCCGTTGTTTACCTCGACAACCTGACCATTCTGCAGGACCAGCCCATGAGTGCACCAGCAGTACAGCCCGCGCCCACAGACCTGGCCTACATCATCTACACCTCCGGCTCCACGGGCCAGCCCAAAGGAGTGATGATCAACCACCTGTCTATCCAGCACCTGATCACCTGGCACAACCATCATTATGCCGTGAACAGCAACAGCCGCCTGTCGCTCGTTGCCGGCCTGGCATTCGACATCTCCGTATGGGAATGCTGGTCGGCCCTCCTGTCCGGAGCGACCCTGTTTATCGCCGACAATGAAGAGCGCACCAACGCCGCACTCCTGATGGAGTTTTACCATCGGAATCAGCTGACACACGCCTTCACCCCCACTGTACTAGTCCCGGAACTGGTAAGCCTTAGCCGCGAAACCACCAGCCTCGCGTTGCAATACCTTTTCTCCGGCGGTGAACAAATGAAGCCTGTATTAACCAACGGTCTGCCATACACGCTGATCGATTATTACGGTCCTACGGAATATACCGTTTATGCCACCCATCGCCCGGTGGTGGATGTAGACGGACAGTATGTTCCTAGCATTGGCCGGCCCATCGCCAACACCCAGGCCTTTATTCTCGACCGCGACCTGCAACTGCTCCCTGCCGGCGCAGTAGGCGAACTATGCATCAGCGGCATCGGCATCGCACAGGGATACTTTAAAAATCCGGCCCTGACAGACAGCAAATTCGTTACACATCCCTTCCAGCCCGGCCACAAACTTTACCGCACCGGCGACCTCGCACGCCGCATGCCAGATGGCAACATACAGTTCCTCGGCAGAATAGACAACCAGGTGAAGATAAGAGGCTTCCGCGTGGAACTCGGAGAGATAGAAGCAGCACTGCTGCAGGTTCCTCATGTTAAAAAAGCCGCGCTGATAGCCGTTGACAACAACCGTCAGCAAAAACAACTGGTAGCCTTTATCGTGCAGGACCATCCCAACGAACAACAAGGTATCGCCCTCGCCCGGCAACAGCTGAAACAGGAACTGCCGGGATATATGGTGCCCGCCCGTTTTATCTGTGTCAAAACATTACCGGTAAATGCGAACGGCAAAGTAGACAAAACCGCACTGGCAGCCCTCTTTGAGCAGATGGGCGCCGGTTATCAGGAATCTACCGAACCATTCACTGAAACAGAACAGATTGTTGCGGAAGTATGGTCCGATATCCTGGAACGGCCTTTTATTCAACATAACGACAACTTTTTTGATATCGGCGGCGACTCTCTCCTGGTAGCAACCGTGGCTACCAAATTGAGTGACCGGTTCAATATCAAAACATACCTGCGTGATCTTTATCAGTATCCCGTACTGAGAGAACTGGCCACGATGATTGATAACAGGGTTCGCACCGGCGAAACCGGTATTCCGGAAGAAGATATGGAACCCTATGTGGCCCTGCAGCAGGATGCCTACCTCCTGCCAGACGTCATGTACAATAATGCATTCGATAGCAGTGTGCTGCAAAATCAGTCTGCCGTGTTACTCACCGGCGCCACCGGTTTTGTAGGCATCCACCTGTTACAGGAATTGCTCGACAACACTCAGGCCGTTGTTTATTGTCTTACCAGGGCAAAAGATGAACATCATGCGCTGGATAAGATATACCAGGCATTTACCTCCTATCATATTCCGGTACAGGAAAACACCAGACACCGGATTATACCAGTGGTAGGCGATTTCAGCCAGCCTTTTCTGGGAATCTCAGCAGATCAGTATCAGGAACTGGCAAATAAGATAGAAGTGATCTATCACTCCGGCAGCTCCGTTAATTTCATTGAGCCCTATTCTTTTCAGAAAAAGCCCAATGTAGACGGCTTACGCGAGATCATACGCTTTGCCGCCACCGGCAAAACCAAATGCCTGTCGCTGCTCTCCACCATTTCGGTGTACAGCTGGGGTCATGTCTTCACGCATAAAACCATTATGAAGGAAACAGACGACATCGCCCAGAACCTGCTGTCTGTAAGTAAAGACATTGGTTATGTCAGAAGCAAATGGGTAATGGAAGCGGTGGCCGACCTGGCCGCAGCACAAGGTGTGCCTGTCATCACCTTCCGCCTCGGCTATGCTATGTGCCACAGCCAGTCAGGCGCCAGCGCCCCTTACCAGTGGTGGGCCAGCCTGGTTAAAAACTGTGTGCAGTATGCTTCTTACCCTGCCCTGCGGGAACTGCGGGAAGGACTCATCACCGTGGACTATATGGTGAAAGCACTGGTGCATATCACTAAAAACAAAGCAGCCATCGGCAAAAAATTCAACCTGATCGCTTCTCCGGAAAAAAATCTTACCCTGGAGCAGTTCTTCGAAAGGCTGAAACAATTCTATGGCTTCAATCTGCAACCGCTGCCCTACAAAGAATGGCGCAAACAGTGGGAAGATGACAGCACCAACCGGCTCTACCCACTCACCAGTCTTTTCAGGGACAACATGCACGAAGGCCTCTCTACTGTAGAGCTTTATCAGGACACTTACGTGTGGCACCGCGATCATGTAGACCAATTCCTGCAAGGCTCCGGCATTGAGGAACCTACATTCGACAAACCCATGCTGGACAACTATCTCCGGTACCTGGGCATACCCACGGCGTAA
- a CDS encoding outer membrane beta-barrel protein has product MKNVISWFVLTLMLSKGFAQQDTIRKTPALTVDSSNGRSLPSPLSAPPFPSGEWVGGPLIGIPADAPDYPLTRALGLSGSKSRIKIYGWVDVGGNFSTSRSSNAPTSYNLVPNNVVLDQLILRVERQPNTVQREHADWGFVVDNIYGTDYRYTLAKGIFSDQLLQKNNLYGYDPTQVYAMLYLPRIAEGLLIKVGRFISPADIEAQWAPDNYLYSHSLMFTVDPYTFTGVHAALRLNAHWQLFAGVHAGNDMAPWSNSASPNGLLMARWVSSDNNNALYGGINSMGKGYYKNAHDNLQMVVATWGHRFSSRVHMHTEAYYIWQHEAAVGGTAIEGPGEKWYMGTGLGATIPGIASAVGLVNYFQIQLSHKRDYLSIRNDMLNDPQGNRTGYTTTYTSHTIGWVHHFNDLVRIRPEVRYERAWNNDATPYDNGLRRDQFTTAMDLIVRF; this is encoded by the coding sequence ATGAAAAATGTTATTTCCTGGTTTGTTCTGACGTTGATGTTATCAAAAGGATTTGCCCAACAAGACACCATTCGTAAAACGCCTGCTTTAACTGTAGACAGTTCCAACGGAAGAAGTTTACCCTCTCCGCTTTCAGCCCCTCCCTTTCCCAGCGGGGAATGGGTAGGTGGCCCTTTGATAGGCATTCCGGCGGACGCACCGGATTATCCGCTGACCCGTGCGCTGGGATTGTCCGGCAGCAAAAGCCGTATTAAAATTTACGGTTGGGTAGATGTAGGCGGCAACTTCAGCACCAGCCGCAGTTCCAATGCACCCACCTCCTATAACCTGGTACCCAACAACGTAGTGCTGGACCAGCTGATTCTCCGGGTAGAACGGCAGCCCAATACCGTACAGCGTGAACATGCCGACTGGGGCTTTGTGGTAGACAATATTTACGGAACAGATTACCGGTATACCCTGGCAAAAGGTATTTTCAGCGATCAGCTGCTGCAAAAAAACAACCTGTATGGTTATGATCCCACCCAGGTGTATGCCATGCTTTATCTGCCCCGCATAGCAGAAGGGCTCCTGATCAAGGTAGGCCGGTTTATCTCACCCGCTGATATTGAAGCACAGTGGGCACCGGACAACTATCTGTATTCCCATTCCCTGATGTTTACCGTAGACCCCTATACGTTTACCGGTGTACATGCCGCCCTGCGACTCAATGCGCACTGGCAGCTCTTTGCGGGCGTACATGCCGGCAACGATATGGCACCCTGGAGCAATTCTGCCAGCCCTAACGGACTACTGATGGCCAGATGGGTTTCCAGTGATAACAACAATGCACTTTATGGCGGTATCAATTCCATGGGAAAAGGTTACTACAAAAATGCGCATGACAACCTGCAGATGGTGGTAGCTACCTGGGGACACCGCTTCAGCAGCAGGGTGCATATGCATACAGAAGCCTATTATATCTGGCAACACGAGGCTGCCGTAGGAGGCACTGCGATAGAAGGGCCCGGAGAAAAATGGTACATGGGCACCGGACTCGGCGCCACTATCCCAGGCATCGCTTCAGCAGTAGGGCTGGTCAACTATTTCCAGATACAGCTGTCTCACAAAAGGGATTACCTCTCCATCCGCAATGATATGCTGAACGACCCGCAGGGTAACCGTACCGGCTATACGACGACATATACCAGCCATACCATCGGATGGGTACATCATTTCAATGACCTGGTGAGGATACGGCCGGAAGTCCGTTACGAACGTGCCTGGAACAACGATGCCACCCCGTATGACAACGGGCTGCGCAGAGATCAGTTTACAACGGCCATGGATCTGATTGTACGGTTCTGA